Proteins from a single region of Enoplosus armatus isolate fEnoArm2 chromosome 6, fEnoArm2.hap1, whole genome shotgun sequence:
- the LOC139287054 gene encoding transmembrane emp24 domain-containing protein 6-like — MLLNTLLIVLSSQCVWARKSEPSLGEADAGLFRGSDRYDFAIEVPAAGMECFWHFAHQSGSFYLTYMVQWVTGMANDHRMFVTVNSPQGVLMASKNEAVGQMNFQTEVTGFYRLCLGNRNNQFGGIRVFLNFGVIYEGFEESKREMEEGEKVLNSTLAGIEESVQKLQNRIFHTWRHYNFARMTKGKDHYLLLSNLSYVTWWSATQSFVIILSGYLQLLVLKRLFHTDSSRPRC; from the exons ATGCTGTTGAACACTTTGCTCATAGTGTTGAGCTCTCAGTGTGTCTGGGCCAGAAAGTCTGAACCTTCCCTCGGTGAGGCGGACGCAGGTTTGTTCAGGGGATCAGACAGATATGACTTTGCCATCGAGGTTCCTGCTGCAGGGATGGAGTGTTTCTGGCACTTTGCCCACCAGAGTGGAAGCTTCTACCTGACGTACATG GTACAGTGGGTAACAGGGATGGCCAATGATCATCGGATGTTTGTGACGGTCAACTCTCCACAGGGCGTTCTCATGGCTTCGAAGAACGAAGCTGTCGGTCAAATGAACTTCCAGACTGAGGTGACAG GTTTTTACCGGCTGTGTCTTGGGAACCGCAACAACCAGTTCGGAGGCATCAGGGTCTTTCTGAACTTTGGTGTCATCTACGAGGGCTTTGAGGagtcaaagagagagatggaggaaggagagaaagtccTCAACAGCACTTTGGCTGGCATTGAG GAGAGTGTGCAAAAGCTCCAGAATCGGATCTTCCACACGTGGCGTCATTACAACTTCGCCCGCATGACAAAGGGAAAGGATCACTACCTCCTCCTGTCCAACCTCAGCTACGTCACCTGGTGGTCGGCGACCCAAAGCTTCGTCATCATCCTGTCTGGATACCTGCAGCTCCTTGTCCTGAAAAGACTCTTCCACACAGACTCCAGCAGGCCACGATGCTGA
- the LOC139287003 gene encoding YLP motif-containing protein 1-like codes for MDYVDQILSICSTIYKMAENVKANKERCQRVTQRVQALQELVLTIKQRGPGQISATVENALKELSKTLDAAKEMMVKYSRTKPVMNFLKSSRHEEKFCKVNERLTDNFQVLSGALQIEQGNMLSKVFETVAGKRQDEEYCIGQPPTSPTAPMPLPRTMPVFNPTAPMPLPGTMPVSSPTAPMPPPVTMPVSSPITPMPLVGIMPPLQMSSPTTPMLAPGIMPPMQMSSPTAPMPPLRIMPPIQMSSPTTVMPLHGTMAPIRFSTIITSRTVLASGSPSVISSTIAHRPVHRIIATVGAPFAPMTFSRQNTSVVRNYVVNNSYFP; via the coding sequence ATGGATTACGTAGATCAGATCTTGTCCATATGCTCAACCATTTACAAGATGGCTGAGAATGTAAAGGCCAACAAGGAGCGCTGCCAACGAGTCACCCAGAGAGTCCAAGCCCTGCAAGAACTGGTTCTTACCATTAAACAACGAGGGCCGGGCCAAATCTCTGCCACTGTGGAGAATGCTCTGAAGGAACTCAGCAAGACTCTGGATGCGGCCAAGGAGATGATGGTGAAATACTCCAGAACTAAACCTGTTATGAACTTCCTGAAGTCCAGCAGACATGAAGAAAAGTTCTGCAAGGTGAACGAAAGACTCACTGATAACTTCCAGGTCCTGTCTGGGGCTCTACAGATTGAGCAGGGGAACATGCTGTCCAAAGTGTTTGAAACTGTTGCAGGAAAGAGACAGGATGAAGAGTATTGCATTGGACAGCCTCCTACTAGCCCCACAGCTCCCATGCCTCTCCCCAGAACCATGCCAGTGTTTAACCCCACAGCTCCCATGCCTCTCCCCGGAACCATGCCAGTGTCTAGCCCCACAGCTCCCATGCCTCCTCCCGTCACCATGCCAGTGTCTAGCCCCATAACTCCCATGCCTCTCGTCGGCATCATGCCCCCATTGCAAATGTCTAGCCCCACAACTCCTATGCTTGCCCCCGGCATCATGCCCCCCATGCAAATGTCCAGCCCCACAGCTCCCATGCCTCCCCTCCGCATTATGCCCCCCATACAAATGTCCAGCCCTACAACCGTCATGCCTCTACATGGAACCATGGCTCCTATCCGGTTTTCCACCATCATTACCTCCAGGACTGTCCTTGCTTCAGGGTCCCCCAGTGTTATCTCTTCCACCATAGCCCACAGGCCTGTCCACAGAATCATTGCCACGGTGGGAGCACCTTTTGCCCCAATGACTTTCTCGAGACAAAATACATCTGTTGTAAGAAATTATGTGGTCAACAACTCGTATTTTCCTTAA